A genome region from Purpureocillium takamizusanense chromosome 8, complete sequence includes the following:
- a CDS encoding uncharacterized protein (EggNog:ENOG503Q051): MSHHRDVKPLWLIQPCLDAGEYRDKLIGSVVKYPDLPTERRVPYRSAKLPRELVADLDPKPLTVHNVNFWKRNIKDGAVRASVGDLIDVFVDRARGDASARTATVARVWHMDSPGEKFKELLRDKQYFEELFDLLRDSHGQQAYFVTDVVTLANLEVAETSGSHAGAGAQARLPVPLDGGPGLAVAGASLLPTSPTAVGASATARVTREGGFSGTYEGETVVFLGYRQVLLEKVDGTRAKLRRAVLGQQRKGYAVRDNFDYWPAVVDKPAPGNANWMGTPQTPAVEVPEGALMGEAGAGKDHDGERAQKDVHDDDDYDDEMRAQDQADRETVEQLQLDLVVVG, encoded by the coding sequence ATGTCGCACCACCGCGACGTCAAGCCGCTGTGGCTCATCCAGCCGTGCCTGGACGCCGGCGAGTACCGCGACAAGCTCatcggcagcgtcgtcaaGTACCCGGACCTGCCGACGGAGCGGCGCGTGCCCTACCGCTCGGCCAAGCTGCCGCGGGAGCTGGTGGCGGACCTGGACCCCAAGCCGCTGACGGTGCACAACGTCAACTTCTGGAAGCGCAACATCAAGGACGGGGCCGTGCGCGCCTCGGTCGGCGACCTCAtcgacgtcttcgtcgaccgcgcccgcggcgacgccagcgcccgcaccgccaccgtcgcccgcgtGTGGCACATGGACTCCCCCGGGGAAAAGTtcaaggagctgctgcgcgacaagCAGTACTTTGAGGAGCTCTtcgacctgctgcgcgacagccacggccagcaggcctACTTTGTCACCGACGTCGTGACCCTCGCCAACCTCGAGGTGGCCGAGACGTCGGGCTcgcacgccggcgccggcgcccaggcCCGCCTGCCGGTGCCCCTCGACGGGGGTCCGGGCCtcgcggtggcgggcgcctcCCTGCTgcccacctcgccgacggccgtgggcgcctcggcgacggcccgggtgacgcgcgagggcggcttctCGGGCACGTACGAGGGCGAGACggtcgtcttcctcggctACAGGCAGGTGCTGCTCGAAAAGGTGGACGGCACGCGGGCgaagctgcgccgcgcggTCCTTGGCCAACAGCGCAAGGGCTACGCCGTGCGCGACAACTTCGACTACtggcccgccgtcgtggaCAAGCCGGCGCCCGGCAACGCCAACTGGATGGGCACGCCGcagacgcccgccgtcgaggtgcCCGAGGGCGCCCTCATGGGCGAGGCCGGTGCCGGCAaggaccacgacggcgagcgtgcACAGAAAGATgtccacgacgacgacgactacgatgACGAGATGCGGGCGCAGGATCAGGCGGACCGCGAGACGGTGGAGCAACTGCAGCTTGACCTGGTCGTGGTGGGCTAG